From Petrotoga mexicana DSM 14811:
TTCTAAAGCATTATGAAAAAGCTTTTTGCATAAAGCTGCAAAAAAACATTGTTTGCACACTGCGGCAAACTTAATAAATCTTTTTGCACAAAACGGCAAAAGGGCTTCGCCCTGTAGTTTTGTTTGTTATCTAGAAACATTTGTTTCCGCTTGATAACCGTGTGGAACTATCTCATCATCTTCCAATTTAAACACTACCTTAGTGATTGGCTTTGTGGGCATAAATTTTTTCTTATGAATTATTATTTCAGTTCCTGGATATGCCATTTTTTTTGCGATAATAAAGGCAGATTCTTTAGAAGATTGAATTTTATATTTTATCGTTTCCAGCTTTTCTTTATCAGCTTTTATCTCAGATAAGAGCATTTTATAAGTATTAAAACATTTCTTGTAGTATTCTAACCTTTCTTCGTTTATCTTACCTTTATCTTTTAGGAGTTGGATCCCTTTGATTATCGAATTAAGTTTTCTAAGATTCTCCATATCGAGGGTAATTTTTTGTTCTAATTTATTTAACTCTTCATTTAGGTCAGGTAAAACTCCCACTTCACAGATGGTTTTGACACCCATTTCACTCCCCAATATTTCCGCTTCTATAAGATTGGTGGCTAAGATATACCCACCTGAAATCTTTCCAGTCCCACCTTCAACAATGACATGTTTTCCTGCTTTGATGTTAGAATTGACAATGGCTGTTTTAACTATTACATCTTCTTCCGCTTCAATATTGGCGTTTTCGATGTAATTGCACCTCAAGATTTTAACCTTTATCGAACTTTTTCCGGCACCTTTTATTCCGAATATTTTGGCTTCCCCTTCACAAAATACCGTAGCAGATTCAACTACACCTTTGATCTCTAAATAAGAAGTAGCCTCAACATGAAAACCTGATTTAACATCCCCATTAATGATTAACTTTCCTGGAAAGCGAACATTACCGGTAGAGTAGTCTATATTCCCATCTATTTTGTGCTCGTCTGAAACATCTAAACTTATCTCACTATTTGACGTTTCTTTACTGATGAACTTCCCATCTATCTTTGAAATTATTTTATTGTTGTTTACTACAATATTGTTGCCTAAATTTAGTTTTAACTCTTTTCCCTGAATGCCTTCAATTTTTTCTCCACGTACGCTTCTTCCAGGTTCACCTTTAGTTGGAGGAATTATCTCTGCTAATATGTCTCCTCTTTTTACGATTATCAGTTGGCTACTTTCTTTTAAGTCAACGTAGCTATTTTCAGTGATGTTAAGCTTTTCTTCAATATTCTTCTGAAAGATTAACTGTGCGTCCTTTCCAACCTTGGGAGGTATTCCATATGCAATAACGTATTCCTTATCAAATTGGGGTTCAGAGACGATTTCTTCAATAACTTCTGATTTTATCCCCACTACTACACCTTTTTCCTTTAGAAAAGCCTTTATTCCGCCAATAGTAGGTGGTCGCCCATCATCTATTAATTTTAAAGATGCCACCATTCCATCTTCAGAGATTCGCAGATCGTACTTAGCCATCTAGACTACCCCTCTTTCACCATAATATCACTTTTCCCTTCCAGTTATCGATCTTGTATCTGGAACTTGTAAGGATGTTAAAATCTTGGGCTATTTCCTTTTTTATTAGGATGATCTGAGGTTTCAAATATTTCAAAATTTTCAATCCGACTTTTTCTAGAAGTTTTGCTGGAATATCTTGTGGGATTCTAAGCAAGTCTTTTTTGTAATATTTAAAGTATTTTTGGGTTAATTCTTCTCCAAGTATCTCAACTAAACTTTTGTAATTTTTCTGTTTAGACTGCTCTTCGTATCTTTTTGATTCATCCAAAGAAAAAGAACAACCACAGTAGTTCTGGCGATAAATATTGTAAGTTTTACATATTTGTGCAGCCATATGAACACCGTTATTGGATCTGAAGTTTATATACTTAAAAGTCGAGCTTTCTTCTTTATCTAAATTGTCTGTTATTTCTAAAATATCGCTGTGAGACTTTCTAGGAGAAGCAAGAAGAGTTGTTGAATAGATAGAAAAATTCAATCTTTTAGCTTCGGTTTTCGTCTTTTCAAGCCTCAACTTCATACATTCATAACATCTTTCGGGACTTTCTTCCTTATTTGCCGTGAGGCTGTTTTTTCCCCCTTTTATCCTTTCTAAAAACTTATCAGGTTCATAATCTCCTTCGTAGAGTTGGAAACCCCAAATATTGCTTAATTTCTTAACTTCATTCAATCTTTTGGAATATTCTTGAAGGGGATAAATATTAGGGTTGTAAAAAAACACAATAGGTTCGTATCCTTGTTCTACTAGTTTCTTATAAGAAACCGTTAGATCAGGCGCACAACAAACGTGTAAGAAAATCTTCAAAATACTATCTTCCCTTCCATTTTTTCTATCGTAGAATATGGAATACCTATTTTCTTTAAATCATCTAAAGAGTTTATACGTTTAATAGCCCTATATTCGATGATTTTCTGTGCAGAAACTTTTCCTATTCCAGGCAAACTTTCCAATTCTTCACTGGATGCTTCATTTATATTTATTTTATTATCTACTATTTCGTAAATAACTTCTGAAAGATAAATATAGTCTTTAATATTTGAAAATGTTTTTTCCCCTATACCAGAAACGTTCATAATGTCTTCTATTTCTCTGAAACCTTTCTCTTGCCTATAATTTATGATCGCTTGTGCCTTGGCGGGTCCGATTCCAGGTAATCCGATCAACTCTTCAACTGACACCGTTAAAAGGTCTATTTTATTTTCCTGATAAGAGTTAGAGGTAACCTCTTCTCCAACTTGATGTCGATCCAGCGTTAAAAACCCGAGCAAAATGATTACAATTATACTTAATACCGGGAAAAGAAGCTTTTTTCTCACTGGGTTTCTACTCCACTAAAGTAGATACCTTTAGTGAATCTGTCAGCTATACTGAGCCCAGTTAACTCAAAAACAAGATCTTCATCCATATTTTTCAGGTATGTTTGTGCCTCGTTATAATCGTCAAACAGACCCACGAGTATGGCCCAATAATCTTCGTTACTCTGTTGAAACTTACCGTTGAAAACAAA
This genomic window contains:
- a CDS encoding DUF342 domain-containing protein; this encodes MAKYDLRISEDGMVASLKLIDDGRPPTIGGIKAFLKEKGVVVGIKSEVIEEIVSEPQFDKEYVIAYGIPPKVGKDAQLIFQKNIEEKLNITENSYVDLKESSQLIIVKRGDILAEIIPPTKGEPGRSVRGEKIEGIQGKELKLNLGNNIVVNNNKIISKIDGKFISKETSNSEISLDVSDEHKIDGNIDYSTGNVRFPGKLIINGDVKSGFHVEATSYLEIKGVVESATVFCEGEAKIFGIKGAGKSSIKVKILRCNYIENANIEAEEDVIVKTAIVNSNIKAGKHVIVEGGTGKISGGYILATNLIEAEILGSEMGVKTICEVGVLPDLNEELNKLEQKITLDMENLRKLNSIIKGIQLLKDKGKINEERLEYYKKCFNTYKMLLSEIKADKEKLETIKYKIQSSKESAFIIAKKMAYPGTEIIIHKKKFMPTKPITKVVFKLEDDEIVPHGYQAETNVSR
- a CDS encoding epoxyqueuosine reductase QueH; amino-acid sequence: MKIFLHVCCAPDLTVSYKKLVEQGYEPIVFFYNPNIYPLQEYSKRLNEVKKLSNIWGFQLYEGDYEPDKFLERIKGGKNSLTANKEESPERCYECMKLRLEKTKTEAKRLNFSIYSTTLLASPRKSHSDILEITDNLDKEESSTFKYINFRSNNGVHMAAQICKTYNIYRQNYCGCSFSLDESKRYEEQSKQKNYKSLVEILGEELTQKYFKYYKKDLLRIPQDIPAKLLEKVGLKILKYLKPQIILIKKEIAQDFNILTSSRYKIDNWKGKVILW
- a CDS encoding ComEA family DNA-binding protein, translated to MRKKLLFPVLSIIVIILLGFLTLDRHQVGEEVTSNSYQENKIDLLTVSVEELIGLPGIGPAKAQAIINYRQEKGFREIEDIMNVSGIGEKTFSNIKDYIYLSEVIYEIVDNKININEASSEELESLPGIGKVSAQKIIEYRAIKRINSLDDLKKIGIPYSTIEKMEGKIVF